A genomic window from Punica granatum isolate Tunisia-2019 chromosome 2, ASM765513v2, whole genome shotgun sequence includes:
- the LOC116194188 gene encoding uncharacterized protein LOC116194188: protein MWRILRLVKRSLRNMKKSPRVADEGMVASGGMAVAGRRPGGISAVSGLYRASASVLACFSGPRVSGTDGLWASGEFGQVSEMNHLMVSDSMRYAILM from the coding sequence ATGTGGCGGATCCTCAGGTTAGTGAAGCGGAGCCTGAGGAACATGAAGAAGAGCCCCAGGGTGGCTGATGAGGGCATGGTTGCAAGCGGAGGAATGGCCGTAGCGGGACGGAGACCGGGTGGGATCTCTGCCGTGTCCGGCCTCTACCGGGCCTCGGCATCAGTGCTGGCCTGCTTCTCCGGCCCGCGCGTGAGCGGCACCGACGGCCTGTGGGCGTCTGGGGAGTTCGGGCAGGTGTCGGAGATGAACCACCTGATGGTCAGCGACAGCATGCGGTATGCGATCTTGAtgtag
- the LOC116196015 gene encoding BTB/POZ domain-containing protein At2g04740 isoform X2, with amino-acid sequence MPPERPSSWTVDSDIEGIDLDPSDFGSSIPLKKVPNGDIFEASRAGDVDRLRYLLETGINVNARDQWDSVALYYACLAGHLDAARMLLESGAICSEHTFDGDRCHYAALNLKVRKLLKAFEARPPPLGPLQAALRETFFGCAANRAFSEQAVSLFLGSGLASIGNPTYDIFPPDVVFFIQGRPIEGHRVILSARSPFFKKKFETDWKGRREVRFSKEKLSYPALYSLLHFFYSDRLEISVEDMEDLVRICKVCKCESLQKTLEKELIHQKYAEYKALRDVDNSQKRFILQGSSLLEEERLPAAMNRILEASLSNSSRNHKLENSGHSLVASLGALQIDEFVDDLADVCVKVDKKVFRCHQVVLASRSEYFKARLSRMKEFNEERDKFPLDKLPCLEEHDLSMDTFEKMIEYMYTDSLKEIDRDQAEEMFDAASRYLLFPLKRAVADVLLPHLEMVSPAELCHWLMLSDM; translated from the exons ATGCCCCCGGAGAGACCCTCCTCTTGGACAGTCGACTCCGACATTGAAGGAATCGACCTCGACCCTTCCGATTTTGGCTCCTCAATCCCGCTCAAGAAGGTCCCCAACGGCGACATCTTCGAGGCCTCCCGCGCCGGCGATGTTGACCGACTCAG ATACTTGTTGGAGACCGGAATCAATGTAAATGCTCGGGACCAATGGGACTCGGTGGCTCTGTACTACGCCTGCCTTGCGGGTCACCTGGATGCTGCAAGGATGTTACTGGAGAGCGGTGCAATATGTTCGGAGCACACTTTTGATGGCGACAGGTGCCACTATGCAGCCCTTAACTTGAAGGTGCGGAAGCTTTTGAAGGCCTTCGAGGCAAGGCCGCCACCTCTGGGTCCTTTGCAGGCGGCTCTGAGAGAGACTTTCTTCGGCTGTGCGGCTAACAGGGCATTCAGTGAACAAGCAGTGAGTCTCTTCCTGGGTTCAG GGTTGGCATCTATCGGGAATCCGACTTATGATATCTTCCCTCCAGACGTGGTATTTTTCATTCAAGGGAGACCTATCGAAGGGCACAGAGTCATCTTAAGTGCTCGATCACCGTTCTTTAAGAAGAAGTTTGAGACTGACTGGAAAGGCCGCAGAGAAGTCAGATTTTCAAAGGAAAAGTTGTCATATCCCGCCCTATACAGCCTACTCCATTTCTTCTATTCTGACAGATTAGAGATCTCTGTGGAGGACATGGAAGATCTTGTGAGGATCTGTAAAGTCTGCAAGTGTGAGTCGCTGCAGAAGACACTGGAAAAAGAGTTGATCCACCAAAAGTATGCTGAATATAAAGCTTTGAGAGATGTGGACAACTCCCAGAAGCGGTTCATCTTACAAGGCTCGTCCCTTCTTGAAGAAGAACGCCTTCCAGCTGCCATGAACCGAATCCTTGAAGCTTCTCTCAGCAATTCATCAAGAAATCACAAGTTGGAGAACAGCGGTCATAGTTTAGTTGCTTCTCTTGGTGCATTGCAGATAGATGAATTTGTAGATGATCTCGCAGATGTTTGCGTCAAAGTTGATAAAAAGGTTTTTCGTTGCCATCAGGTGGTTCTAGCTTCGAGGTCGGAGTACTTCAAAGCTAGGTTATCTCGTATGAAGGAATttaatgaagagagagataaaTTTCCTCTCGATAAGCTTCCATGTCTTGAAGAACATGATTTGAGCATGGACACGTTTGAGAAAATGATCGAATATAT GTACACTGATAGTTTAAAAGAGATTGATCGCGATCAG GCAGAGGAAATGTTTGATGCTGCCTCAAGATATCTATTGTTTCCTTTAAAGCGAGCTGTTGCTGATGTGTTACTGCCGCACCTGGAAATGGTCTCGCCCGCTGAGTTGTGCCATTGGTTAATGCTATCAGACATGTGA
- the LOC116196015 gene encoding BTB/POZ domain-containing protein At2g04740 isoform X1, translated as MPPERPSSWTVDSDIEGIDLDPSDFGSSIPLKKVPNGDIFEASRAGDVDRLRYLLETGINVNARDQWDSVALYYACLAGHLDAARMLLESGAICSEHTFDGDRCHYAALNLKVRKLLKAFEARPPPLGPLQAALRETFFGCAANRAFSEQAVSLFLGSGLASIGNPTYDIFPPDVVFFIQGRPIEGHRVILSARSPFFKKKFETDWKGRREVRFSKEKLSYPALYSLLHFFYSDRLEISVEDMEDLVRICKVCKCESLQKTLEKELIHQKYAEYKALRDVDNSQKRFILQGSSLLEEERLPAAMNRILEASLSNSSRNHKLENSGHSLVASLGALQIDEFVDDLADVCVKVDKKVFRCHQVVLASRSEYFKARLSRMKEFNEERDKFPLDKLPCLEEHDLSMDTFEKMIEYMYTDSLKEIDRDQAEEMFDAASRYLLFPLKRAVADVLLPHLEMVSPAELCHWLMLSDMYGVLKIREYCLDTMACNFETFADTPEFRAMLLTLPPPSGDSSLRTTVPSAPGAVVNTDQGNLLDDLREKWLEAEAAELDKRDESALLFDKRLEMLMLVAEQEKSTNLSNEGEDLVVE; from the exons ATGCCCCCGGAGAGACCCTCCTCTTGGACAGTCGACTCCGACATTGAAGGAATCGACCTCGACCCTTCCGATTTTGGCTCCTCAATCCCGCTCAAGAAGGTCCCCAACGGCGACATCTTCGAGGCCTCCCGCGCCGGCGATGTTGACCGACTCAG ATACTTGTTGGAGACCGGAATCAATGTAAATGCTCGGGACCAATGGGACTCGGTGGCTCTGTACTACGCCTGCCTTGCGGGTCACCTGGATGCTGCAAGGATGTTACTGGAGAGCGGTGCAATATGTTCGGAGCACACTTTTGATGGCGACAGGTGCCACTATGCAGCCCTTAACTTGAAGGTGCGGAAGCTTTTGAAGGCCTTCGAGGCAAGGCCGCCACCTCTGGGTCCTTTGCAGGCGGCTCTGAGAGAGACTTTCTTCGGCTGTGCGGCTAACAGGGCATTCAGTGAACAAGCAGTGAGTCTCTTCCTGGGTTCAG GGTTGGCATCTATCGGGAATCCGACTTATGATATCTTCCCTCCAGACGTGGTATTTTTCATTCAAGGGAGACCTATCGAAGGGCACAGAGTCATCTTAAGTGCTCGATCACCGTTCTTTAAGAAGAAGTTTGAGACTGACTGGAAAGGCCGCAGAGAAGTCAGATTTTCAAAGGAAAAGTTGTCATATCCCGCCCTATACAGCCTACTCCATTTCTTCTATTCTGACAGATTAGAGATCTCTGTGGAGGACATGGAAGATCTTGTGAGGATCTGTAAAGTCTGCAAGTGTGAGTCGCTGCAGAAGACACTGGAAAAAGAGTTGATCCACCAAAAGTATGCTGAATATAAAGCTTTGAGAGATGTGGACAACTCCCAGAAGCGGTTCATCTTACAAGGCTCGTCCCTTCTTGAAGAAGAACGCCTTCCAGCTGCCATGAACCGAATCCTTGAAGCTTCTCTCAGCAATTCATCAAGAAATCACAAGTTGGAGAACAGCGGTCATAGTTTAGTTGCTTCTCTTGGTGCATTGCAGATAGATGAATTTGTAGATGATCTCGCAGATGTTTGCGTCAAAGTTGATAAAAAGGTTTTTCGTTGCCATCAGGTGGTTCTAGCTTCGAGGTCGGAGTACTTCAAAGCTAGGTTATCTCGTATGAAGGAATttaatgaagagagagataaaTTTCCTCTCGATAAGCTTCCATGTCTTGAAGAACATGATTTGAGCATGGACACGTTTGAGAAAATGATCGAATATAT GTACACTGATAGTTTAAAAGAGATTGATCGCGATCAG GCAGAGGAAATGTTTGATGCTGCCTCAAGATATCTATTGTTTCCTTTAAAGCGAGCTGTTGCTGATGTGTTACTGCCGCACCTGGAAATGGTCTCGCCCGCTGAGTTGTGCCATTGGTTAATGCTATCAGACAT GTATGGTGTCCTGAAGATTCGAGAGTACTGCCTAGACACGATGGCGTGTAATTTTGAGACATTTGCCGATACTCCTGAGTTCAGGGCTATGCTGTTAACGCTCCCTCCTCCATCGGGAGATTCCTCGCTCCGAACTACTGTTCCAAGCGCTCCTGGCGCTGTGGTGAATACAGATCAAGGCAATCTTCTTGATGATCTACGAGAGAAATGGCTCGAAGCTGAAGCTGCTGAGCTCGACAAGAGAGATGAGAGTGCACTTCTTTTTGATAAGCGGCTTGAGATGCTTATGCTAGTGGCTGAACAAGAGAAGTCGACCAACTTGAGCAACGAAGGTGAAGATTTGGTTGtagaatga
- the LOC116195554 gene encoding uncharacterized protein LOC116195554 — protein sequence MRWGCKIPKILSQIALSNSPPYINPPPPLIIPSHAHSRVLQFPHSLFPSLSSIHCNIKQLAPPTSCYRSLLGSSELPMATAEVVSATAALVEEKVELEEQTKVKEEVVTPAEDKPTDQKEAATAAADPVPAAEQEAEAKAEAETAETKDEAKPEEPSAEEAKAAEPTGDEEKKGEESSKVAPEPQPAATEETKEKEAEKTEEAESEKEKTAETESPEAVATEEVKGEAEAEVAAAAAAAAEAEDKTE from the exons ATGAGGTGGGGCTGTAAGATTCCCAAGATTCTTTCTCAAATTGCTCTCTCCAATTCCCCTCCCTATATAAATCCCCCACCACCACTCATCATCCCATCCCATGCACATTCCAGAGTTCTCCAATTTCCTCACTCTCTATTCCCATCACTCAGTTCAATCCACTGTAATATCAAACAACTTGCTCCTCCTACTTCCTGTTATAGATCTTTGCTCGGCTCATCGGAACTTCCAATGGCCACCGCCGAG GTTGTATCAGCTACAGCGGCACTCGTGGAAGAGAAGGTCGAACTAGAGGAACAAACCAAAGTTAAAGAGGAAGTTGTTACACCTGCTGAAGATAAGCCTACAGATCAGAAAGAAGCAGCAACAGCTGCAGCAGATCCTGTTCCTGCAGCTGAACAGGAAGCTGAAGCCAAGGCTGAAGCCGAGACTGCTGAGACAAAGGACGAGGCTAAACCCGAGGAGCCATCAGCAGAGGAGGCTAAGGCTGCGGAGCCGACAGGTGATGAAGAGAAGAAAGGCGAGGAGAGCTCAAAGGTAGCTCCTGAGCCGCAGCCAGCTGCCACCGAAGAGACAAAGGAGAAAGAAGCAGAGAAAACTGAAGAAGCGGAGTCCGAGAAAGAGAAAACAGCCGAAACTGAATCCCCAGAAGCTGTTGCAACAGAGGAAGTGAAGGGGGAAGCAGAAGCAGAAGTTGCTGCTGCCGCTGCTGCCGCTGCTGAAGCCGAGGACAAGACCGAGTGA
- the LOC116197952 gene encoding fasciclin-like arabinogalactan protein 7 isoform X2 — protein sequence MEFPPVLMISTLALVLLCSPSAYAQRVSPPSPASLIPTPAPAPGPNHVNLTYLLTYAGPFKTFLGYLESTKVISTFQDRANSSEDGITIFVPKDQAFSSLKSPSLSNLTADQLKSLCLFHALPRFYSLSDFKNVSQMNPLGTLAGGQYTLNFTDVSGTVHINSGWTDTKVSSSVLSNDRVAVYQVDRVLLPIAIFGTDIPPAAAPAPAPVVAASPPEADAPSGVADNNGPSPAASRPNSSCRIAGLSGLGGLLLAASTMLAFLL from the coding sequence ATGGAGTTTCCTCCAGTTCTCATGATTAGCACTTTGGCTCTTGTGCTGTTATGTTCTCCATCGGCGTATGCCCAAAGAGTCTCGCCTCCATCACCGGCTTCCCTAATCCCGACCCCAGCCCCGGCTCCTGGCCCCAATCACGTGAACCTCACCTACCTCCTCACTTATGCGGGCCCGTTCAAAACCTTTCTGGGTTATCTCGAGTCCACCAAGGTAATCTCCACCTTCCAGGACCGAGCCAACAGCTCGGAGGACGGGATCACAATCTTTGTCCCGAAGGACCAAGCCTTCTCGTCCCTCAAGTCCCCGTCCCTCTCGAACCTCACCGCAGACCAGCTAAAGTCCCTCTGTCTCTTCCATGCATTGCCCCGCTTCTACAGCCTGTCAGACTTCAAGAATGTGAGCCAGATGAACCCCCTCGGGACGCTCGCGGGAGGGCAGTATACCTTGAACTTCACTGATGTGTCTGGAACGGTCCACATTAATTCAGGTTGGACTGACACAAAGGTTAGCAGCAGCGTCCTTTCCAATGACCGGGTTGCTGTGTACCAAGTTGATAGGGTCCTCCTCCCCATTGCGATCTTTGGGACTGATATTCCACCTGCAGCAGCCCCAGCTCCAGCCCCTGTAGTGGCTGCTAGCCCACCAGAGGCGGATGCTCCCTCTGGGGTTGCCGATAACAATGGGCCATCTCCAGCTGCTTCCAGACCTAATTCTTCCTGTAGGATTGCTGGTTTGAGCGGTTTGGGTGGCTTGCTCCTGGCAGCTTCTACTATGCTGGCTTTTTTATTGTAA
- the LOC116195555 gene encoding uncharacterized protein LOC116195555, with translation MAVATAALAKLQAARGARDEVYVAAVALRATRGPAQMAMSVAYSLNLWGLQHFMVLIRPSSSSAPPPQIYVFDFQPTEPENIYVALAALSGRSIAGSVLRRKLKRLPKERCWLVGSSGADAVEASLKFNESWKTDLRIGHHDCRDYTNALVEYLTGERNVLERLRSSTVK, from the exons ATGGCCGTGGCAACGGCAGCTCTGGCGAAACTGCAAGCGGCGAGAGGGGCCCGAGATGAAGTGTATGTGGCGGCAGTGGCGCTGAGGGCCACGAGGGGCCCTGCCCAAATGGCAATGTCCGTGGCTTACTCCCTCAATCTCTGGGGTTTGCAGCACTTCATGGTTCTCATCAGACCCTCATCCTCATCAGCGCCTCCTCCGCAG ATTTATGTATTCGATTTTCAACCGACTGAACCCGAGAACATATATGTCGCGCTAGCTGCGCTGTCTGGTAGATCTATAGCAG GTTCTGTTCTGAGGAGGAAATTGAAGAGGCTACCAAAGGAGAGATGCTGGCTGGTCGGATCATCTGGAGCAGATGCCGTAGAAGCCTCACTGAAATTCAACGAGAGCTGGAAAACTGATCTTAGGATCGGACACCATGATTGCCGAGATTACACCAATG CATTAGTGGAGTACCTTACCGGAGAGAGAAACGTGCTAGAGCGCCTCAGAAGCAGCACCGTGAAATAA
- the LOC116195553 gene encoding F-box protein At3g07870, which translates to MDLGPEPPMKRPRSSDPDEGRPVSGMERLPREIILDILSRLPVTSIIRFRLVSRAWRELARDPLLPEAQLARTARFEPFLIFHCDSPIRNDLYFAKLLAHDRSAKVLTRKFHPPFWHNMAEFEVVGSCNGILCLADSLYKESIYLYNPFTGDHRLLPRPKQYPNQEAAFGFGVDQKTGEYKVVKVVYYTKSTSAPTRTRRIAYQLSDLQVLTVGRDRDWRSLGKVPYQIARRPSEALLCGRLHWVTRPRRYRRLVSFDLSEERFEEVPVPGAGPLNWCNYQLMVLGGSLSAIVYCYHGRIEIWVMKVYGEKDSWAKEFNIGAHVPKGLRQQSLNLPSKICRSLTGRVRALCMLEDSGEILLEYKGRALVAYDPKKGKFRDVLYKGTPPWFQAFVHLGTLNWVDGQPLH; encoded by the coding sequence ATGGACTTGGGTCCTGAGCCACCAATGAAGAGGCCGAGGAGCTCCGATCCCGACGAGGGCCGGCCCGTGTCCGGGATGGAGAGGCTGCCCCGTGAGATCATCCTCGACATACTCTCCCGCCTCCCCGTCACATCCATCATACGGTTCAGGCTCGTGTCCCGGGCCTGGAGGGAATTAGCCCGGGACCCGCTGCTCCCTGAGGCGCAGCTTGCTCGGACGGCGAGGTTCGAGCCGTTCCTGATCTTTCACTGTGACTCCCCGATCCGGAACGACCTCTACTTCGCTAAATTATTGGCCCATGACAGGAGCGCTAAGGTCCTGACCAGGAAATTCCACCCGCCTTTCTGGCACAACATGGCTGAGTTCGAGGTGGTCGGTTCGTGCAACGGAATTCTCTGTTTGGCCGATTCGTTATACAAGGAATCGATATATCTATACAATCCGTTCACGGGGGATCACCGGTTACTGCCCCGGCCGAAGCAGTATCCCAACCAGGAAGCGGCGTTCGGGTTCGGGGTAGACCAGAAGACTGGGGAGTACAAGGTGGTGAAGGTCGTATACTACACCAAGTCAACCAGCGCGCCCACGAGGACCAGGCGGATCGCGTACCAGCTCTCCGACCTGCAGGTGCTTACGGTTGGCCGTGACAGAGACTGGAGGAGCCTCGGGAAGGTGCCATACCAGATCGCAAGGCGGCCCTCGGAGGCTCTACTATGCGGGAGGCTCCACTGGGTCACGAGGCCGAGGCGGTACCGGCGGCTCGTGTCGTTCGACCTGTCGGAGGAGCGGTTCGAGGAGGTACCGGTCCCAGGAGCCGGCCCGCTGAACTGGTGCAACTACCAGCTGATGGTCCTAGGTGGGTCCCTGTCAGCAATCGTGTACTGCTACCATGGGAGGATCGAGATCTGGGTCATGAAGGTGTACGGGGAGAAGGACTCCTGGGCCAAGGAATTCAACATCGGGGCCCACGTCCCCAAGGGCCTCCGGCAGCAGAGCCTCAACCTGCCGTCGAAGATCTGCCGGAGCCTCACCGGCAGGGTCAGGGCCCTGTGCATGCTGGAGGACAGTGGGGAGATACTGTTGGAGTATAAGGGCAGGGCTCTCGTGGCTTATGACCCTAAGAAGGGCAAGTTTAGGGACGTCCTCTACAAGGGCACCCCTCCTTGGTTCCAGGCGTTCGTCCACCTCGGCACCCTAAATTGGGTCGACGGACAGCCACTCCACTAA
- the LOC116196013 gene encoding fimbrin-5, translated as MSGFVGVHLSDPWLQSQFTQVELRTLKSRFISKKNEAGKVTVGDLPPIFAKLKAFSEMFNEDEIRAVMQESNTNLEDEIDFESFLRAFLNLQARATAKSGGSKSSFLKAATTTVQHAINVSEKSSYVAHINSYLAEDPFMKDFLPIDPSTNALFDLVKDGVLLCKLINVAVPGTIDDRAINTKRVLNPWERNENHTLCLNSAKAIGCTVVNIGTQDLVEARPHLVLGLISQIIKIQLLADLDLKKTPQLVELVDDSKDVEELMGLPPEKVLLKWMNFHLKKAGYEKEVTNFSSDVKSGEAYAYLLNALAPEHATPNTLDVKDPKKRANMVLEQAEKLDCKRYLTPNDIVEGSPNLNLAFVAQIFQHRNGLSVDSKKISFAEMMTDDTQTSREERCFRLWMNSLGIAHYVNHVFEDVRTGWVLLEVLDKIAPGSVNWKHATKPPIKMPFRKVENCNQVVKIGKELKFSLVNVAGNDIVQGNKKLILAFLWQLMRFTMLQLLKNLRSHSQGKEITDSDILNWANNKVKKAGRTSQMDSFKDKNLSNGIFFLELLSSVEPRVVNWSLVTKGETDEEKKLNATYIISVARKLGCSIFLLPEDIIEVNQKMILTLTASIMYWSLQQGGESETEGSPSAEGSVDGETLSNELGNLTMEGASTEESSQVENSEPSLNSNDKSTAEAGLPAVEKE; from the exons ATGTCTGGTTTTGTTGGTGTACATTTGTCTGATCCATGGCTTCAGAGCCAATTCACCCAAGTCGAGCTCCGAACCCTCAAGTCTCGA TTCATATCCAAGAAGAATGAAGCCGGCAAGGTCACCGTAGGAGATTTGCCGCCTATTTTTGCGAAATTGAAAGCCTTTAGCGAGATGTTTAACGAGGACGAGATAAGGGCCGTCATGCAGGAATCAAACACCAATTTGGAGGATGAAATTGATTTCGAATCTTTCCTTCGG GCTTTTCTAAATCTGCAAGCTCGAGCAACAGCAAAATCTGGCGGTTCGAAATCCTCTTTCCTTAAAGCTGCCACAACAACTGTTCAGCATGCAATAAATGTGTCCGAGAAGTCCTCTTATGTTGCTCACATCAACAGCTACCTGGCGGAAGATCCATTTATGAAGGATTTTCTTCCCATTGATCCTTCGACGAATGCTTTATTTGATCTCGTGAAGGATGGCGTTCTCCTCTG TAAACTTATTAATGTTGCTGTCCCGGGGACTATAGATGATCGAGCTATCAATACAAAGCGTGTCCTGAATCCATGGGAGAGAAATGAGAATCATACACTTTGCCTCAATTCTGCCAAAGCTATAGGCTGCACTGTTGTTAATATTGGTACTCAAGATTTGGTTGAAGCCAGA CCACATCTGGTACTTGGGTTGATATCTCAAATAATTAAG ATTCAACTATTGGCTGATCTCGACCTGAAGAAGACTCCTCAACTTGTGGAATTGGTTGATGACAGCAAG GATGTCGAGGAGCTCATGGGCTTGCCACCTGAGAAGGTTTTACTTAAATGGATGAATTTTCACTTGAAGAAAGCAGGTTACGAGAAAGAGGTTACAAACTTCTCCTCTGATGTGAAG AGTGGAGAGGCTTATGCTTACTTGCTCAATGCTCTTGCTCCAGAGCATGCTACTCCCAATACCTTGGACGTGAAGGATCCTAAGAAACGAGCAAACATGGTTCTTGAGCAAGCCGAGAAATTGGATTGCAAACGATATTTAACACCCAATGATATTGTAGAGGGTTCACCAAATCTGAATCTTGCATTTGTTGCTCAGATATTTCAGCACAG GAATGGTTTGTCAGTTGACAGCAAAAAGATCTCCTTTGCTGAGATGATGACTGATGATACGCAAACTTCTCGGGAGGAGCGATGCTTCCGACTATGGATGAACAGTCTTGGTATCGCCCACTACGTGAATCATGTCTTTGAGGATGTGAGAACTGG ATGGGTCCTTCTAGAAGTTCTCGACAAGATTGCACCTGGATCAGTTAATTGGAAGCATGCAACGAAGCCCCCCATAAAGATGCCCTTCAGAAAAGTGGAGAACTGCAACCAAGTAGTTAAGATTGGGAAGGAGCTCAAGTTCTCCTTGGTGAATGTTGCTGGAAATGATATTGTGCAGGGGAATAAGAAGTTAATTCTTG CATTTTTGTGGCAATTGATGAGATTTACTATGCTCCAACTCCTGAAAAACCTGAGATCTCATTCGCAAGGTAAGGAGATAACAGATAGTGATATTCTGAACTGGGCGAACAACAAGGTGAAGAAGGCAGGGAGAACATCTCAAATGGACAGCTTTAAG GATAAGAACCTTTCCAACGGGATATTCTTTCTCGAGCTTCTGAGTTCTGTGGAGCCTAGGGTGGTCAACTGGAGTCTCGTAACTAAAGGCGAAACTG ATGAGGAGAAGAAGCTGAATGCAACTTACATAATTAGTGTTGCTCGAAAGCTTGGGTGCTCCATTTTCTTGTTACCCGAGGACATTATAGAG GTAAACCAGAAGATGATCCTTACTTTAACAGCAAGCATCATGTACTGGAGCCTGCAACAAGGAGGGGAATCAGAGACGGAGGGTTCTCCTTCAGCTGAAGGTTCTGTGGATGGTGAGACTCTGAGTAATGAGCTAGGGAATCTGACAATGGAGGGTGCTTCTACCGAAGAATCATCTCAAGTCGAAAATTCAGAGCCATCCCTGAATAGTAATGACAAGTCCACTGCTGAGGCAGGCTTGCCGGCTGTTGAGAAGGAATAG
- the LOC116197952 gene encoding fasciclin-like arabinogalactan protein 7 isoform X1: MYSEFEELLRPSARKFICLKMEFPPVLMISTLALVLLCSPSAYAQRVSPPSPASLIPTPAPAPGPNHVNLTYLLTYAGPFKTFLGYLESTKVISTFQDRANSSEDGITIFVPKDQAFSSLKSPSLSNLTADQLKSLCLFHALPRFYSLSDFKNVSQMNPLGTLAGGQYTLNFTDVSGTVHINSGWTDTKVSSSVLSNDRVAVYQVDRVLLPIAIFGTDIPPAAAPAPAPVVAASPPEADAPSGVADNNGPSPAASRPNSSCRIAGLSGLGGLLLAASTMLAFLL, from the exons ATGTACTCAGAATTTGAG GAACTGCTGAGACCATCAGCCCGGAAATTTATTTGCCTGAAAATGGAGTTTCCTCCAGTTCTCATGATTAGCACTTTGGCTCTTGTGCTGTTATGTTCTCCATCGGCGTATGCCCAAAGAGTCTCGCCTCCATCACCGGCTTCCCTAATCCCGACCCCAGCCCCGGCTCCTGGCCCCAATCACGTGAACCTCACCTACCTCCTCACTTATGCGGGCCCGTTCAAAACCTTTCTGGGTTATCTCGAGTCCACCAAGGTAATCTCCACCTTCCAGGACCGAGCCAACAGCTCGGAGGACGGGATCACAATCTTTGTCCCGAAGGACCAAGCCTTCTCGTCCCTCAAGTCCCCGTCCCTCTCGAACCTCACCGCAGACCAGCTAAAGTCCCTCTGTCTCTTCCATGCATTGCCCCGCTTCTACAGCCTGTCAGACTTCAAGAATGTGAGCCAGATGAACCCCCTCGGGACGCTCGCGGGAGGGCAGTATACCTTGAACTTCACTGATGTGTCTGGAACGGTCCACATTAATTCAGGTTGGACTGACACAAAGGTTAGCAGCAGCGTCCTTTCCAATGACCGGGTTGCTGTGTACCAAGTTGATAGGGTCCTCCTCCCCATTGCGATCTTTGGGACTGATATTCCACCTGCAGCAGCCCCAGCTCCAGCCCCTGTAGTGGCTGCTAGCCCACCAGAGGCGGATGCTCCCTCTGGGGTTGCCGATAACAATGGGCCATCTCCAGCTGCTTCCAGACCTAATTCTTCCTGTAGGATTGCTGGTTTGAGCGGTTTGGGTGGCTTGCTCCTGGCAGCTTCTACTATGCTGGCTTTTTTATTGTAA